DNA sequence from the Lachancea thermotolerans CBS 6340 chromosome H complete sequence genome:
GCTAGAGGTGTCGTCGCCCTTGTGGAAAGTGCCATCATAGCGGTGACCGTAACCGACACCGTTTAGCCATTTGGCACAGTCTGTCAAAGCAGCAGACCACTCGCCACAAACAGTCCAATGGGCTTCGGACAAGGTGCCAGAGCCCCATTCGCAGGCGACTGAGACGTGTTCATCAATTGAGCGCAGAAGTTCCTTGTTTGAGAAGACTTGGTAGTGATGGTGGTCGACAACAACACCCCAGGCACCTTGGTTGTAGACCAAGGTGTCATCCCAGTAGTTGTAAGGTTCAAAGGCGTCGTGGATGATCACGATTTGATCTCTGCCAAGCTCGTTTCTGAGATAGTCATAGCCAAACTGGTAGTactccttgagcttgtcCATGTCCAAAACAGGGCCCAGAGGCTCGTTGATTAGTTCAACACCAATAACAGTGTCTAGGTACTCGTCTCTGGAGTATTTTTCCAGCAAATACTGCAAAACCTCCTTGGTCAACGCTAGGTTGGAGTCCTCAAGAAACGCGTACGAGTCTCTCAGACCAGAGTTGTCGAAGCCGTTCTGCGAGCCGGCAGCACCGTGCAGGTCGACCCAGACCTTCAGGCCGTTGTTGCGGGCCCAGCCGATGGCCTGATCCAGGTAGTACTCCTGCTTGCCGGTGACATATGGGTCGGACTCGAGTGTCTTGAAAGCCCAGTAGCCGATTGGGATTCTGACGAAGTTGAGGCCGGAGTCAGCGATGTTGGCGAAGTCCTTCTCAGTGAACCAGGAAGACCAGTGCTGCTCAAGGCGCGATGCAGCGACCTCCTGGCCGAGCGCCTGGCAGTAGTGGTACTCGTCGGCAGGAATACCCTCGTCGTTGTTGTCGATGGTGCGGAATACCTCGAAAAGCGAGGGTGTGATGAAGGGCTCTAGGACGAACCAGCCACCGATGTTAACACCGCGGATCGTCGCGCTGGAGTAGTCGTAgaatctcttcttgttctgtTCGTGCATGAACTGGACGCTGTGAGGGCCCTTGGCGGGTACTGGCTGTGCCAGCGCCGCGCACACGGCCACAGAAAGGGTGTAAACCCATGTGAGAGCTAGCATTCTTGAACGAGTGTTTCAGTTGTTTTAGAGAGCTGTCTTAGATCTCGAGCTCAGTGCTAATGTGTTGCTTCGCTTGCGAGAACTTCGGTTAGAGCGCTTGCTGAGTGTTGGATCTTAGTTCCGATCGGGCCTGTCGCTTGTGTCGCGCGAGAGAAAGGATGGCTTTGCGTAACAGTGAGTGTCAGAGACGCAGAAAAGCCAGTCAAGAAACGACGATTAGAAAATGCGCTGCGGGCTGTTGGAACGAGTACAACAACTGCGGTAGAGAGTGAGAGAAATTTGAACGCCTTTTGGGGTTCGAAGAAGAGTATCGTACGGGAAAACTCGTAGCTACCTGGTTTATATCTTGGCCAGCTACAAAAAAACACTCCGGGCCCTGTTAGTTCCTGGCGGCGTGCGTCAACCTATTTATAATCCCATGCCACCTCGCTCTGGATCACTCTATTTACAGCCGTGCTGCAACCCTGTGAGCTACCAAGCTATATGAAGCGTCGCGTTTCAGACGCGAAAATAATTGTAAACATGCTGGGTTCAATAAACGTTTATTTTTCTCTGTATATTGGCGTTTGTTGCCAGCGACGCTTCTAAGAAAAAGATGTTGACTCGCACAACGCATGCGAAGAGATACGACGGTCGCATGCGCAGAAAAAGGAGTACAGGTTAAATGACGAAATAGCAGCTCGGCGAGAA
Encoded proteins:
- the EXG1 gene encoding glucan 1,3-beta-glucosidase (highly similar to uniprot|P23776 YLR300W Saccharomyces cerevisiae EXG1 Major exo-1 3-beta-glucanase of the cell wall); this translates as MLALTWVYTLSVAVCAALAQPVPAKGPHSVQFMHEQNKKRFYDYSSATIRGVNIGGWFVLEPFITPSLFEVFRTIDNNDEGIPADEYHYCQALGQEVAASRLEQHWSSWFTEKDFANIADSGLNFVRIPIGYWAFKTLESDPYVTGKQEYYLDQAIGWARNNGLKVWVDLHGAAGSQNGFDNSGLRDSYAFLEDSNLALTKEVLQYLLEKYSRDEYLDTVIGVELINEPLGPVLDMDKLKEYYQFGYDYLRNELGRDQIVIIHDAFEPYNYWDDTLVYNQGAWGVVVDHHHYQVFSNKELLRSIDEHVSVACEWGSGTLSEAHWTVCGEWSAALTDCAKWLNGVGYGHRYDGTFHKGDDTSSYIGSCENNEDINSWSDERKADTRKYVEAQLDAFELRGGWVIWTYKTETSLEWDLQRLMFNGLFPQPVTDRQYPNQCGFSN